The candidate division KSB1 bacterium region CATCACAACCGGCGTTTGATAAGGAAAAGCATCAGGCGCGATGAAATTTTTGCGCCGCAACTCTGCCGGATCCATATTCATCTCACGGGCAGCCGTATCCATTAATCTTTCGATAACATAGGTTGCTTCGGGACGTCCGGCGCCGCGATACGCATCTACAGGCGTCGTATTGGTAAAAACACCCGTGACCTGAACATAAATGCTCTTGGTTTTGTATTGACCGGCCAGGAGAGTGCCGTAAAGCCAGGTTGGAATGCCGCCGGCCAATGTGGAAAGGTACGCGCCCAAATTGGCCACTGTATTCACCCGAAGTCCTAAAATATTTCCGTCTTTATCAAACCCCATTTCAGCGGTGGTATGGTGATCTCTGCCGTGGGCATCGGTCAGGTAACTTTCACTCCTTTCCGCCGTCCATTTTATGGGCCGTTCAATTTTGCGCGTCGCCCATGACATAATAATTTCTTCCGGGTAATGGCAAATTTTACTGCCAAAACCGCCGCCCACATCCGGTGAGATAATCCGGACCTTGTGTTCCGGAATTCCCAAAACAAAAGCACACATCAACAACCGAATGAGGTGCGGATTCTGTGAGCTGGTATACAAAGTAAGCTCGTCTCTGCCAGCATCATAATCACCGATTGCCGAACGCGGCTCAATGGCGTTGGCAATCAACCTTTGGTTTACGATTTCCAGCTTTGTGGTGCGGTGTGAATTTTTGAGTGCATTATCCGCTGCATCCTTATCCCCAAGTTCCCAAACAAAGGAAACGTTATCGGGCGCTTCGTCGTGGAGGGCCGGCGCGCCTTTTTCCATTGCCTTTGCTCCATCAGTCACAGCCGGCAGTATTTCATAATCGACCTCAACTAATTCTGCGGCATCTTTTGCAGCGTAGCGGTCTTCCGCAATGACGACCGCAACGCCATCGCCGACGTGTCTAACTTTGCCCACTGCCAACGGCGGATGCGGCGGCTCTTTCATGTCTTCGCCGATTTGCCAGCCGTTTGGCACCGAACCTACGCCATCGGCTTCCATGTCTTTGCCGGTAAAAATGGCGACTACCCCGGGCTGGGCTTTTGCTTGATCAACATTAATAGATTTGATTTTGGCATGGGCATGCGGACTCCGGACAATGTAAGCATGGGTCATGTTTGGTAAAACAATATCGTCGGTATATCGCCCCCTGCCGGTAATAAATCGCCCGTCTTCCTTTCGTTTAACGGAAGCCCCAATATATTTTGACATTTTTTATCTCCTTAAAAGAATTTCAAAACTTTACTCGGCTGCTTTTTGAACCGCTTTTACGATATTGTGATAACCGGTGCAGCGGCAGTAATTGCCCTCGAGGGCATGCCGAATCTCTTCTTCGTTTGGCTTCGAATTGTGCTGCAAGAAATCATAAACCGACAGAATGACGCCGGGCGTGCAGAAACCGCACTGCAGTCCGTGTTCTTCGCGGAAAGCTTCCTGCAGCGGATGTAGCTCCCCATTTTTAGCAAGTCCTTCAATTGTGGTGACTTCCCGGCCGTCGGCCTGCACGGCAAACATGGTGCACGACTTGCTGGAAATGCCGTCCACCAGCACGGTACAGGCGCCGCACTGGCTGGTATCGCAGCCTATATGTGTTCCGGTCAACCGCAGGTCATCTCTGAGAAAATGAACGAGGAGTACACGCGGCTCCACCTGGGCTTCGTGGGCAACACCGTTGACGTTTACGTTGATGGTATGGGTCATGCTTCCCTCCTGATTTTCTTCTTTTTTAATCCACTTTAAAAGCTATTTAAATTATTCAGGTTAGGTTAAAAGTAATCTTTGTGAACTTTGTGTCTTCTTCGTGACCTTTGTGGTGAACCCTTTGGTTGCAGCTTCGCCGCGTTAGGGATTAGTCAGGTATGAATGGTCACTATCAATTCACCATGGCCATCTTATTGGCTATATCTTTCCGGCTCCGATGCGAACTTCTGCAGACACCCGGTACAACAAAAGTAAAAGTAGTTACTCTGATATTCCGTTTTGAATTTGGCTGATTTTATATTTACGGTCATGCCACAGATGGGATCGATGGCTTCATCCGCAGATTGCGTAACCTCCTTTTCGGGTTCTTTAGTTTCCTCTGCGGATTTTCGTCGCCTGAATTCGACAATCTCTGCTAAA contains the following coding sequences:
- a CDS encoding YHS domain-containing protein, producing the protein MTVNIKSAKFKTEYQSNYFYFCCTGCLQKFASEPERYSQ
- a CDS encoding (2Fe-2S)-binding protein; the protein is MTHTINVNVNGVAHEAQVEPRVLLVHFLRDDLRLTGTHIGCDTSQCGACTVLVDGISSKSCTMFAVQADGREVTTIEGLAKNGELHPLQEAFREEHGLQCGFCTPGVILSVYDFLQHNSKPNEEEIRHALEGNYCRCTGYHNIVKAVQKAAE
- a CDS encoding xanthine dehydrogenase family protein molybdopterin-binding subunit, producing MSKYIGASVKRKEDGRFITGRGRYTDDIVLPNMTHAYIVRSPHAHAKIKSINVDQAKAQPGVVAIFTGKDMEADGVGSVPNGWQIGEDMKEPPHPPLAVGKVRHVGDGVAVVIAEDRYAAKDAAELVEVDYEILPAVTDGAKAMEKGAPALHDEAPDNVSFVWELGDKDAADNALKNSHRTTKLEIVNQRLIANAIEPRSAIGDYDAGRDELTLYTSSQNPHLIRLLMCAFVLGIPEHKVRIISPDVGGGFGSKICHYPEEIIMSWATRKIERPIKWTAERSESYLTDAHGRDHHTTAEMGFDKDGNILGLRVNTVANLGAYLSTLAGGIPTWLYGTLLAGQYKTKSIYVQVTGVFTNTTPVDAYRGAGRPEATYVIERLMDTAAREMNMDPAELRRKNFIAPDAFPYQTPVVMQYDSGNYEPALDKALQMINYKKLREEQKQARDQGRLLGIGFSAYIEACGIAPSKVAGAIGLRAGLYEGASVRVHPTGKVMVYTGSHSHGQGHETTFAQVAADGFGISIDDVEVVHGDTAQIPFGMGTYGSRSIAVGGNAIYKAIEKIKEKAKKIAAHKLEASADDLEFADGSWTVKGTDKSVTFAEVALIAYVPHDYPEDLEPGLEDNAFWDPKNFTFPFGTHICSVEIDPDTGKVKILKYVAVDDVGNVINPMIVDGQLHGGIAQGAGQVLWEEAVYDDSGQLLTGTMMDYAIPKADDLPSFEIDRTTTPCPDNPLGVKGAGEAGTIASTACIANAVIDAVAHLGVKDLQMPFTPQRVWNAIHGNGNR